One Triplophysa dalaica isolate WHDGS20190420 chromosome 1, ASM1584641v1, whole genome shotgun sequence DNA segment encodes these proteins:
- the tspan18a gene encoding tetraspanin-18a isoform X2, with translation MKGDCLSCIKYLMFIFNFFIFLGGAFLLGVGIWVLVDPTGFREIVAANPLLFTGVYSILIMGGMLFLLGFLGCCGAIRENKCLLLFFFMLILIIFLAELAVAILAFVFREHLTRDYFTKELKTHYQGSNSSDVFTSTWNAIMTTFDCCGVNSAEDFDDHSLFRRLNPSRLVPEVCCQRNDLMMTREECVKGIMPIRNKGCYSAVVDYFETYIYVAGALAIVVLTIELFAMVFAMCLFRGIQ, from the exons ATGAAGGGAGACTGTCTCAGTTGCATCAAGTACCTCATGTTCATCTTCAACTTCTTCATCTTT CTCGGCGGTGCATTCCTTCTAGGGGTGGGAATCTGGGTGCTGGTGGATCCAACAGGTTTCCGGGAGATTGTGGCAGCCAACCCTTTACTGTTTACTGGTGTCTATTCAATTTTGATCATGGGTGGGATGTTGTTCCTCTTGGGATTCTTGGGCTGCTGTGGTGCCATACGGgaaaataaatgtcttctaCTGTTT TTCTTTATGCTTATACTCATCATATTCCTGGCAGAGCTCGCCGTAGCCATTCTGGCCTTCGTATTCCGTGAGCAT CTCACCAGGGATTACTTTACCAAGGAGTTGAAAACACATTACCAAGGCAGCAACAGCAGTGATGTCTTTACCTCCACGTGGAATGCTATTATGACCACA TTTGATTGTTGTGGGGTAAACAGTGCTGAAGACTTCGATGATCACAGTCTCTTCAGACGCCTGAACCCCAGCAGACTGGTGCCGGAGGTCTGTTGCCAGAGGAACGATCTGATGATGACCAGGGAGGAGTGTGTCAAGGGAATTATGCCAATCCGTAACAAG GGCTGTTATTCGGCAGTGGTGGATTATTTTGAGACATACATCTATGTGGCTGGAGCTCTTGCTATTGTGGTGCTGACTATAGAA CTCTTTGCAATGGTTTTTGCTATGTGTTTGTTTAGAGGAATCCAGTAA
- the si:ch211-107p11.3 gene encoding GT1 domain-containing protein — MAKQRAAYFTPAELQTIIEGYEEVKHLLKTKGNTVAASKVRQDGWRKIAAKLNAFCPMGPKRTWQQVKVKYKNIVQSANRRKAAMKKATVGEVTTKEEYVAEEELPPEKEVDGPVIESIVGGCCSDPGDVASYSSYVKVTEHELTLLPPPTISEEEQAESEPVEDVKVLYKKYLQVEISSRRQEMAYRALKMRKVEKEIELLDRKLAVSVIF, encoded by the exons ATGGCTAAACAGCGTGCTGCTTACTTTACTCCTGCTGAGCTGCAAACTATAATAGAAGGATATGAAGAAGTGAAACATTTACTAAAAACCAAAGGCAATACTGTAGCTGCCTCAAAAGTCCGACAAGATGGGTGGCGTAAAATTGCTGCTAAATTAAATGC GTTCTGTCCTATGGGACCTAAAAGGACGTGGCAGCAAGTGAAGGTGAAATACAAGAACATCGTCCAAAGCG CAAACAGGAGAAAAGCTGCAATGAAGAAGGCAACGGTAGGAGAAGTGACAACAAAAGAGGAGTACGTTGCAGAAGAGGAGCTGCCCCCTGAGAAAGAGGTGGATGGCCCTGTCATCGAGAGTATAGTTGGAGGCTGCTGCTCTGATCCTGGAGATGTGGCCAGCTACAGCAGTTATGTCAAAG TGACTGAACATGAATTGACACTGCTTCCGCCACCTACAATATCAGAGGAAGAGCAAGCGGAGTCT GAACCTGTGGAGGATGTTAAGGTTCTATACAAGAAGTATCTACAAGTAGAGATCTCCAGCAGGAGGCAAGAAATGGCATACAGGGCTTTAAAAATGCGAAAAGTGGAGAAGGAGATAGAATTATTGGACCGAAAATTGGCAGTAAGTGTGATATtctga
- the tspan18a gene encoding tetraspanin-18a isoform X1 → MGQGEASARSTRMKGDCLSCIKYLMFIFNFFIFLGGAFLLGVGIWVLVDPTGFREIVAANPLLFTGVYSILIMGGMLFLLGFLGCCGAIRENKCLLLFFFMLILIIFLAELAVAILAFVFREHLTRDYFTKELKTHYQGSNSSDVFTSTWNAIMTTFDCCGVNSAEDFDDHSLFRRLNPSRLVPEVCCQRNDLMMTREECVKGIMPIRNKGCYSAVVDYFETYIYVAGALAIVVLTIELFAMVFAMCLFRGIQ, encoded by the exons GGGCAGGGAGAAGCTTCAGCAAGAAGCACAAGGATGAAGGGAGACTGTCTCAGTTGCATCAAGTACCTCATGTTCATCTTCAACTTCTTCATCTTT CTCGGCGGTGCATTCCTTCTAGGGGTGGGAATCTGGGTGCTGGTGGATCCAACAGGTTTCCGGGAGATTGTGGCAGCCAACCCTTTACTGTTTACTGGTGTCTATTCAATTTTGATCATGGGTGGGATGTTGTTCCTCTTGGGATTCTTGGGCTGCTGTGGTGCCATACGGgaaaataaatgtcttctaCTGTTT TTCTTTATGCTTATACTCATCATATTCCTGGCAGAGCTCGCCGTAGCCATTCTGGCCTTCGTATTCCGTGAGCAT CTCACCAGGGATTACTTTACCAAGGAGTTGAAAACACATTACCAAGGCAGCAACAGCAGTGATGTCTTTACCTCCACGTGGAATGCTATTATGACCACA TTTGATTGTTGTGGGGTAAACAGTGCTGAAGACTTCGATGATCACAGTCTCTTCAGACGCCTGAACCCCAGCAGACTGGTGCCGGAGGTCTGTTGCCAGAGGAACGATCTGATGATGACCAGGGAGGAGTGTGTCAAGGGAATTATGCCAATCCGTAACAAG GGCTGTTATTCGGCAGTGGTGGATTATTTTGAGACATACATCTATGTGGCTGGAGCTCTTGCTATTGTGGTGCTGACTATAGAA CTCTTTGCAATGGTTTTTGCTATGTGTTTGTTTAGAGGAATCCAGTAA